The Manis pentadactyla isolate mManPen7 chromosome 12, mManPen7.hap1, whole genome shotgun sequence genome contains the following window.
AAAAGAGAGCCACAACATGTAAAACTGGAGTCTTTTCCTTCATTTACAATGacgaaaaaaaagttaaagaaggGAGCAAGCACTGAAATAAATAGATTTCAAgacaaaatttttgaaaataaaagttgaATTTGCTCACTTAAAGGGAACAGCTTGCGTGCATGGGCAGCGGGAATGGCCAAGAATGGTTCTATACTTACCAAAACTTCAAAATGTCAAGGAATCCATTAGGCAGCTACAGAAGTGTGCTGACATGTGGCAATATCCATCAAAATTACAGCTGCAAATTTGACCCAGCAATATTattgcaacatcttagaaacaaaagattgaaaagaaaatgtttatcatTAGAGACACATTGTTAAGGTGTGAAACATCTGTAGAGTGGAAAGCTATGTAGATGTAACAACGAGTGAGGAAGGTCTTTACCTGCTGGTATAGAATCTCTCAAATCAGGAATAGACTCAGAAACATTGAAAAtagactggtggctgccataggggatggggctggaggggtgggtgaaataggtgaaatcaTAAAATTAGTCACAGAGATGGACGTACAGCACAGGGACTGTAACTGATAACATTGTACCCTTTGTGTGGTGACACGGTAATACActcatcatggtgagcatttcatgacATGTGTAATTGTCaagtcatcatgttgtatacctgaaaccaatgtaatattgtatgctaactatatttcaataaaaaacattttaagtgaaaaaatgtgTACCAGTGAATATGACATGCAATGGCTTTAGTGAAAATACAATTATATATTATGTGTCTTTGCTTGTTTATGCATTAAACATCTCTAAAAGGGCTCAGAAAAAACTTGAGATTTCTTCTAAGAAGAAACCTGATTGATGCCGGGTTTCTTGTTCGCAGAGTCGACGAATGaattttgcaaacactcaaggtaggagagagcaaggcagaggcttttatttatgaagtgagaggacagagctcccgacTCAGGCCAGTAGGAGGCGAGAGAGTccagggtggtgtgttgtctggggatttataggtggttgagaggcaaagggctagggatgcacacctgctagatggtcccaaaatgtttatctttgaagagacagtaagtttcttatcagtcctctgggttatttacaagaaatttactgctctgatttccttgcAGGatagcttcctggtctgggagcgtatcaatcaagactgcctgctttgctcccaaggtgggctgagttattttgtctgtttgttaaaagaGTATGTTAACAAACTTACTTcttaatgtaagataaattctagctgaaataagcaggcgaagagagacaacaaagggctaggtagtttatttgaacgcaaattccCGGGCGATGTTCcccggtctggctatcacaggccgggggaagtcacactcagcagggcaggcagtgagtttttaaagaaggtagggggaggcagagcttagatttacagcggtgcgaggattggctagcctaaggcacatttttcaggttgggagggggcagcagccgagGACTTTGACACGTTATCAGTGTCTGCcgtgctcccccctccccccagtgccttcaaccttacacttaactaattgggttttaaaatgcagtcttatcttGCACAACTTCATGAATatgctaaaaaccactgaattatacgTGTTAAATGGGTaaatttatggtatgtaaattatctcAACCCTATTGATAAACAACTGATTAAGGTAAGTCTACCCGCTGTCAACTACATATGGTGAAAAAAAGTCTGTCAATACTTTCTTTAGGCAAAAATAGAACAGTtaataaaatgattataattCTTCCAAAATGCACACTCAAAAAGTGGAAAAAGATGGAAAAGTGTTAATCCATGACCAGATTATCTGCAGATGAAGCAATCAGAGGAAATATTTATGGATAGATTTTAATTCTCCCTTCACCATCTACCTGGATAGTATATGTGCTGAAAGAGCTGGGAAAATTGCACAGAAATAAGCATGCATTTTGACAATGAAACCAGTGGTATAATGTTTAAAGACTGTACTTAAAATAGATCAAATCATATAATGTATTTTTCAACTTTTCAAGattaattgcatttttaaaatttctaagcaGTGTTTAGTTTATCCCATATgatttatataacataaaatgcCAGCAattaatttcataaaaataaggTATGGACAATTTTTATATACTGATATGCttatcattcatatatatatataaataaaagaatgtttttaatttttataagtaaCATGTTACAAAGATAGTTTACCCAGCTAAATCACAAAACCATTAACTCAAGATATCgaaattacattttattaataaaGCAAGTAAAAACTGATTTATCAATCCTCACATAGAACTGCAGATGAAGCTAAAAAAACTAGgcctatttttaaaacaaaatacatcaAATGTAGAGGCTTTGGGTCTATCGTCTAGGATTGTCATACTTCTTCCCATATACAAATGCAAAGCTTGCAAAGGCTTTTATATTCCTATAGATCACCTGTAATAATcctgtttattaaaaaatatccatTTGCAAACATTTACAGTGGATGACGGTCGACATTATGTCCTTTCTTTTGCTACATTTCAGCACTTCCTTAGCCCCATTCTAAGCACCGATATATAATTTCAAAACTCGGTCTTTTTAAATGCatagttatttctttttcttggtttcagttaTATACATTCCTGATAAACTGAATACTTACTTCccttataaaaatatatcaaaacacaGAGATGCTTGAGGTTGCTTCAGTGTTCAAGTTTGCTTgttcttttttccagcttttcttcAGTTGTCCTAAATAGGACTTGTTTTATAAATACACGACACTGCTACCAAATCAGGTTTAGACGCATTGCCCCAGCAGGAAAGCATTTAATCTTTTCTCCAAAACAAGGGGCTGTAGGTACTCCTGCCTTGCTGGTGGTGAAACTGTACTTTCCCGGTGTAATCCCTCGCGCAAGTTCCCTGGGACACCAGGCAGACGACGCGGGCTTAACCTTGTTGCTCTGTCCATgggttaaaaatatcttttaagctTCCGTGTAGAAGATAAAACGCTTTGTTGTGTCTCCCACTGCTGAGTCAGTATACAGTGGGACCTACAGACTTAAGTCTTGTAATATTTTAATTGAGTAACTGCAGTGAGCTCATCTCTATTGGAGATTTCCTTTCCAGGGCAGGTTCTGGAACGGAGTCTGGGGCCCTTCGCCGCCGCTGCCGCTCCCGGTTCCACGCGCAGGGGCACCTCAgcccccctccctcccagccccgcCCCTCCGCCCGCCCCCACTCCCCAGCTCTCGCTGCGGCTCCGCCAGACCAGTGCAAATAAAACTCTTATCATTCgtatttacatgtttatttttgtatcagtGAAAAGTTGACCTCTCTGACTTCCTACTGTATTTGCCTCCTTTGCTGCTTTAACATTTGGGccgaaaaggggggaaaaaagggctTCTGTCCAGCCCTTCATTCTTGCATAAAGGCTTGTTGATTGATCATCAAAAGGAAATGTGTTTCCAAtttgagatttctgcaaatagcGCCCTACTTAAAGCTCTCCTTCTCCGGGAGGTACAGAGATATGCGCGGAAGTAAGGATTGCCTTCTCAAGGAGTTTTAGGACCTCCGTGACCAGACCTAGGCGGCGAGAGTCCACTAACCAAGGACACAGAGTTCCTCAGCCCTCCGCAGACACTCCCTGCGGCCCGGGGGTCTGCAGCCCGCAGCCACTCCCTAACCTGcgcctccttccccacctccttccctagcataataaaagtaaaattgctTGTCAGGCTAAGCATCATAGTGCCATAGGTCAGAGTCAAGATGAGTGTGACTCATGGTCAAGATCAGGGCCAGCATCAGGGTGAGAATCCATTAGAGGATCAGCGAGAAGGCGAAGGTCAGAGTAAGGATAATGGTCATGACTACGATGAGGGAAGATCAAGAGTTGGATTCATGTTGAATGTCCAGGTCTGGGTAGCATTCAGGGTCAGGGTGAGGATGAGGTTGATGTTCAGGAATAGGGTCAGTGTCACATGCAGAGTCAGGATCAATGTGAGCATGTTTGTGGTCAAGGTCAGTTCAAAGTCAAGGTGGAGGCTGGTTTCCACTGCTGCTCTCTCTCATTAGGCCAACCTGCATAATCCAGGATCTCTTCCCATTGCGAGGTCAGTACTCCCCTTACGCACATCTACAAAGTCCCTGTGGCTACATGAAACACACTCATAGGTTAGGACAAGGACATCTTTAGGGGGATACTATTCTACCTGCCCACATGGTCTTGAAGTCAAGGCCAGGTTCAAGGTTAAGTATGAGGATGGGTCAAGATTAGGGCAATGATCAGGCTGAGGATGAAGGTTAGCACAATGATGAAGGTCAATGTCAGTGTGAAATCCAATGCCCAGGTTGGGTTCAAGATCAACTTCAAGGCTGAGATGGGTGGTGCAAACAGTGACAGCCAAGTGAGGGGCAGGATCTGCCTGTGGGTCAGAGTCAGGGTGAGGAAGAGGCAGTGGCCAATGCAGTGTTATTCAAGAataacagggagtgagtgggtcagGGTCAGGTTCAATGTCAAGTTGATGTGTCTGGGTCAAGTCTCAGGTCATGCTCAGGGTCACGGTGAAATTGAGATCTGTATCAATGTCAGTGTCAAGATCAGGCCTGTGTTCAGGGTCAGGTTTGGGGAAGACTCATTTCAATTTCAGCTTCAATGTATTTCAAGGTCAAGTTTAAGATAAAGGTGAAAATTCAGTCTAGAGGCAGAGTGAGGCTGAGGGTCAGAATCAGACTGCAGGTGGTGTCTCATTCCTGACAGTGTTCTGGGTCATCCTCAGTGTGAGAAGAATCACTGTCAAAAGATACGTCAATGTCAGGGTGAGTGTAAAGGTCATGTTACTGGTGAGCATCAGAATGAAGGTCATGAAGAGCATCATGTGGATTGGTATTGATGGGTCAGTGTCAAGACTGAGGTGAGGGTCAGAGGGTAAGGGTCAGGATCAAAGCCAAGATCAAGGTCAGGTATAGGTGGTTAAGGGTCTGACAAAGAATTAGGTGATAATGAGTGTATACATCATGGTCAAGGTCAAATCCAAGGTTGGGGCAGGTGATGAGTAAGGGTCAGGTTAAATGCAAGATTTACTTCGGGTGTCAGGTTCAGTCTAAGGCTCAAGGTCAAGATGAGGGTCCTTTAAAATCTCTTGTGGGTGGGGATGGCTGAAGGTTAGGATGTCATTTCCGAAGGTTAGGCTCACATTTCTGTGGGGGTGAGAGCTACCCAAAATTGAGCAAGCCTGGGACTTACAGTCTCCAGAGGATGTGGCTGGAGAAACAGGGAGAGACCAGATACCTTAGGACATCTCTGAAGACATACCAGGCAGTCAGATTTCTCCCTGAAAgcgatgttttattttgttttgtattcccAGGGGCGTGGGGGGCAGTGACTGTGGCAGCGTTAGCCACTTTGGTCCCCAGTGCTTACCGAAGTTTATCCACACGAAAAACAAAAtgagtatttgaagaaaaaaggATTGCTAGAAAGTCTCTGGCCTATTTTTTGTGCCTCCCTGATCCAATCCCACGGTCTTGCTTGTTGCAGCCCCGAGGTCAGTCCTCGTGTCCTGTCCCCGGCTTTCTCTGTCACTTCTGTGTCGGCTGCTTCCCCTGAGCTTAGTCACCTCCGTGTGCACTTTAGAATCGGCTGACCCGGTTACCATGAGGACCAGGAGCCAGCTGAGACTGAACTGAGGTTTCCTGGATTAACGGGTGAGCTCCAGGACGGCCTGTCCCACGTGCGGGACCCTGAGTACTGCCACCTCCCCTCCAAACGGGGACTGTCATGTGAAGTCCCGGGAAGCCCCCGGGGCCAGAGCAGCTATGAACAGGGCCACTCTCCCAGTGGCCACAGAGAACCCAGGCCTGGAGACTGTGTCACCTCAGCTACTTCCTGCGACGGGAATAAGACAGGAGCAGATACCAGGCAGAACCACCGGGGGTTTTCTCACAACAAATCTCAAAAATGAACTAGTTTAATGTCTCTGAACCAAACCACACCTCCCCTCCCacgtgaatttcggacaccaggACATGCCACCCCCCACGCTCCCCCAGGATGTCCAGGACCAGGAAGGCAGCCCGTGAGGAACTGGCCCCACGGACCGTGCGGCAGAGCCCGCTGTCTCTCTGACGGTAAGTCCGGAGCAAACAGGAGGCCGAGAGCAGGGACTGCAGGCCTCTGCTGGGGCTGGGCCTCCCGGTCACCCGCCTGCCCACGGTGGCCATGGGAGGCTGTGGGAGGTCATCGGGCTGCAGCGGCGGACGAGAGGCCCAGGCCCTGCGGCTGCGGCCAGTGGGGCTGGTCCGGCATCTCAGCCCTCGGGGATGAAGGGCCGAATCAGCTCTGGGTCCAACAGTGACTCCTCAAGAGGCCGGTCCACGTTGAAGTCACGGCCGTGGGAGGGCCCCGGGTGTGCCTCAGGGGTAGAACCTCTGGGGCGCTGAGGAATCAGTAGCTCCGAGGGGTGGTCAGGCAGGGGCGCTGTGAAGAAGTACGGGTGCAGGAGGGCCTGGGGGCGGCAAGCAAAGGGCAGCAGGAGACAAGTGACCTCCCGGTCCCAGCTCCGCTCACTGTGCCAAGGAGGGACGCAGAGGCTGCCCCACAGAGGCCCTCCTCCTCATCCCCTGCCGCCCACTGGACTCCCATCTGGCGCTCAGTGTCTGGGCAGTGCTCCCGaggaggggaggcagcagggacctGGCAAAGGCCCCCTCAGGGCATCCTCCCACCCCGTGGGCTGGGGCCAGGAGCGGCTGAGGGGAGCCCAGGGCGGGGGGACAATGAGCCCCAGGGAAGGGAGCGCACACACCAGCTGCAGTGGTGCAGGAGCTGGGCAGGGGCAGAAGGGCACAGGCCCTGGGATGTAGAGGGGCCCTGGGGCCAAGCAGAGTAAGGAAGGCGGGACAGGAGCTGGCAAGACCCCGGTAACAACCCCATGTGCGTGACGCTCCCAAGCATGTGACGCCTGTGGGCCACAGGGCCTGGCTTCTCCTCTGAGGTATGGCGGGCCTGCCAGGGAGGGGCACCAAATGGCCAGGAGAAGTGGACTCAAGCAGCGCGCAGGCAGCAGGGGGCCGGGAAGGGGTCGGATGCCCCAGCGGTGGGGGCGCTGCTGACATGGGAACTCCCAGGGGCGAGCGTAAACCCACTCCGCTCGAGCTGAGGGCAGAGGGGGATGGCAGCCACaaggccaggggccaggggcgCCTGAGGGAGGCGCAGACACCATCGGCCTGCAGCCCGTAGTGCGCCCCCACCTTTCCCGCCGCAGTCTCCCCCCTAGGTCCCCTCTGCAGGCCTCGGTCAGTGCTTCCGTGTGCTTGAACCTACCTCCCCAGGATCCCTGATGACGCCGCAGGCCAGCCCACCCATCCCTCCCCCACCTGAGTGCCCACAGCCTGGATGCCCGGCCTCCCTACAGGACGAGCCCCCACAGGGACTGGACAGGCCAAGAACGATGACCTGACATGCCTGGTGCTCAGCAAACATTGGAGGGACCAAGGAGCCAGTCACCAAACCCAGATGTGAGGGGGTCATGCCTTCTAGGCAACCCCCGCCCACCCGCAGCCCCACCCTGGGCTCATGGAAGGCACCCCAGCATCCACAGGCTCCTGGCCCAGCCCACCCCAGGTCATGAGGGACCCCCCACCTGTGGGTAACTGGGCCACCAGCAGGGAGAGCCAGGCCATGGAGTACCCTACCTGGGAGGCTGCGATGCGCTGGCGTGGAGGGTACCGGAGGAAGTGCCCCAGCAGGTCCAAGGCCTGAGGGGGGGCATCAGGCAGCAGCTCCCCGAGGGGCATGGGTGCCTGATCCTTGAAAGAGATCTTGTTGTAGTCGGGCAGCTCTGTAATCTCCTGGGGACAGAGGCGCACCGAGCTGGCACCTGGCCACCAGCTCCCCCAGCCCAGCAGCTTAAGCCCCCCACCTGCTACTGCTCACTCACAGCCCCCCATCATGTGCCCCCCAAGCCCTTGGGTCATCATGACCCACTCAGTCCTTCAGCCCCAGCCTGGGGAGAACAGCATGTGTGCTGGGGGGGAGGGAGGAGCCTCTGGTAACCAGAGGAGGGGTATGTGGGGGCCGGGAGGCATGGGGCCACAAGAGAAGGTGCAGGAGGGGTGTCACTAGCTGTTGGGGGACAAAGGGTACCTGCCCCCAACCCTCCCAACAGCAGACCCCCTGCAAACCGGCCACACTTGACGGCTGGGGGTGCCCAAGATGCGAATAACACAGCACAGCTGATCGATGTCGTTCTCCCCTGGGAAAAGGGGGGACCCGTTCAACAACTCCCCCAGGATGCAGCCCACGGCCCTGCAGAGAGACACCCCACACAGTTCAGAGACTCCACCTCGGACATGGGGCTTCCCCACCATCATCCCCTCCCCCACGGACACAGGGCTTTCCCACCATCATCCCCTCCACCATGGACACGGGGCTCCCCATACATTAATCCCCTCTACCATGGACACAGGGCTCTCCATACATTCATCCCCTCCACCACAGACACAGGTCTCCCCATACATTCATCCCCTCCACCACGGACACGGGGCTCCCACACCATCATCCCCTCCACCACGGACACAGGGCTCCCATACCATCATCCCCTCCACCACGGACACGGGGCTCCCATACCATCATCCCCTCCACCACGGACATGGGGCTCCCCACATCAGCTCCATCACCTTACATTACGGGCATACATCTTCTCACACAGCCCCTACAAAGGTCCCCACAAGGCCAAGGCACCCCACAGAGCAGCAGACACCCATAATCAGGGAATCAAACAGTGTAAAGACCTCCTGCCTAGAACCCAGAGCATATCCTCCTCCAAGCAGCATGGAGGCCTCGCCTCCAAAACACACAGCAGCCCCAAAGCAGCTCGGAGACTCCTGGGAGCACGGCCTCTGGGACACACAGCCACCTCCTCACGTTCCTCACATCAGGATGCAGCCCCTGAAACAGCTCCCGAATCTCACACTCTTAGGCATATCCAGCCATCCTACCCCAAGGACAGGCGCGGACACCCAGGCCCTGGACAGCTCAGGGGCGTTCCATCTGGGACGTCATCCCGTGCGCACTAGCTTCGTGCTCCATGCCTTGAGCCTCAggccacctcccccaccccagcccagaagCTTCCACTCCAGTCTCACCTGATCCCCATCCAGCTCAAGACTGTCACAGGCAGGAACACTGGCCCTGAACTCCCCAGAGACACCCAAACTGAGGAAAACACCCGGAGCAATTTAGAGCTCACAGCAGGAAAACACCTCCACACAGACGAGCGGCCTCAAAGCCCAGGAGACAACTGTGACCCCATAACCCACACTCCCCTTGGCCCACCCTCAGGAATCTCACCACAGGTCGACTCCCTGGTCATACTGGCAGGCCCCATACAGGAGCTCGGGGGCTCGGTACCACCTGTGAGGAACAGGGGGCATGCTCATAGCCAGGTCACCAGCCTGACAGAAGGCTGCCCTGGAAGGTCACCCAGGCCCCACACCAGCCCCATGGGGTCCAGAAGCATCTCCTCCGCAGTGAGAGGGTCGGGGCCTGTCACTTGCCAGGCCCTGTCTGGGAACTGGCCCTCCCTACCTGGTGGCCACCTGGTGTGTGTAGAGGCAGCTGCCATCTGGGGAGAGGACCCGGGCCAGGCCAAAGTCTGCTATCTTGAGCTGGCCCGAGGCACTGATGAGCAGGTTGGCTGGTTTCAAGTCCTGTGGGCACCAAAGGAAGCATCAGCACCCCTAGAGGCCCCAGAGGGCCTCGGCTTGAAAAGTATGTCAAGCTGAGCACCCAGCTCAGCCCAGGCCCCACCCTCTCCAGGACCCAGCCACAGGCCCCGACCCCTCTGACCATACTTACTCCAGCCCATGCTAGGACTGACCCGATGCACGATGTTGTGGGAGTGGCAGAAGGCAACGCCCCTGAGCAGCATTTGCAGGTAGCTCTTGACCTGGGCCTGGACCAGCGGCCCCTGGGCGTGGCGCAGCACCTCGGCCAGATCTGACAGCATGAACTCGAAGGCCAGCACAAGGCACGCGCCATGTGGGAACACAGCCTTTAGCTGCACCACCTGCAGGCAGGCTCCCTGTCAGCCTCCGCGCTCACACGACTCAGACTCCCCCTGCGACCCCCAGGCCTCACGCTAACAGGACCAGGCAGGCAGGGGGGGTGACACGAGATGTGAGCTCGGTCCCAGGGAGCTCAGAGTGCTCTTGCTGCTCTGCTCTCATGAGAAAAGGGGGGTCCCCTCCCTAACACCCAACTTATGTTCAGGGGAAAGGAGACCTAGGGCATGCCACTTAGGGCAGCGCCTGGTTCCCCACTCAGCTGACGAACTGGCAAATCACCTGGACAGTCCCCCACACGCATGTACAGGCCTCCCCCATTTCCTCTAGGGCCCATTAAGTCCCAGCACCGAGAGGGCATGGGGCCAGCTGACACAGCACAGGAGGGCCCACGGGCCAGAGGGGCCAGGCCACCCTCAGCGTAGTGAGCAGGAGCAAGGCCTGCAGGTCCCGAGGGGCCTCAGGGAGCTCAGTGCACAGGGGAGACATGCCTGATAGATGAGGAACAAGTCAGCGCACAGGTCCAGATTTTGAGGAGGACAGGAGAATGGGTGGGTGGGGCTGGTTCTAGGAGgagctccaggcagaggggcagCAAGCACGATGAGGGTgcagggagggggctggaggGACGGAAGCCTGTGGGCCCCCGGGGAAAGGACGCCTGCTCTTCTGCGCTCCAGAGCCTAGACGGTGCTCGGCAGAGAGAGACGCTTAAGAAGCACACCGGGTGAATGGAGAGAGGCTGGAGGCAGGCAGAAGCGGACCCTCAGTGTGAAGAGAAGCCACTGGGGCATTTCAGGCAGGGGCGCGGACGACCTCATCCACACAGCACTTCTGGCAGTGGCGCGGGCAAagccctggggaggtggctgCAGCTCTTCTGCTGAGAGGTGGTGGTGGCCTGCGCAGGGTCAACTCTGGAGTGTTCCTGAGATAGAAACTGCTGATCCGCAGGACTTGGGCCCACgaccccagccccctcccaggccctccACCTCTTCCACATGACGGCTGTCTGCAGCCCTCTGACTCTCCTTGAATAGCAGGAATGGTACTATTACTGGTTTTCTGACGATGGGCTTATGGTCATTTTTCAGATCACAACATACACCTACATCCAGAAAATGCACACAAtcgtaaaaaaagaaaagaaaagaagcaaagtCCTATTACCTACAATAGATTTTACAGTATATTCTCCCAGACTTCACAACAGACATGGcatacaaagacacacacacaaaaccaggGGACACGGGCTTTTGTCACCCAATACATCATGGATGTCTCCAGAGAATGACAAACTCACCAGGGCAGGACATGACCCATCCTTGTGACTCCCCAGGGCTGAGAATACCACGGGGAGCAAGGAGGCTGGGGGCAGGTCTCCCTCCTCCTGCGCCCAGAGCCACTTTCAGTCCCCCCTCAGCACGAGCCACGCCAGGTGTGCCCTGTGGCCTGTCCACCTTCCCTGGCACACTGATATTCTCAAGAACCAGGCTGaggccagtgcccagcacagggtaGGGTCTACGGGAAGCCCCGAGGTCGGCTTCTGGACTCCTCAATCAGACCTGGGCCAAAGGGTCCACGACCCAGTGCCAGTGAGGTTGCGGCTGAGTCTCCCCCCCGGCCCCAGGAGGGAGACCCTGAAACCTGCCTCGTGAGGCGGTGAACTCAGAATGGCAGTGCAGGGTAACAGGTAACTCAGCCTGCGGAACCTGACAGGAGGGCCACAGGAGGTGGTTGCTACTACTGTTAGAAATCACTGAATGTTACAGAAGAAAAAGAGTAAGTTAGTGACTAAGTGAATGGAtgagtaaatgaaaaaatgagtTTGTGAATGCGAGAGGGAAGAAGTGAGGAACGCAATAACTGGTGAATGAGGGGGGCCAGGAGGACGAGGAAGGGCACTAAGTGACCGGATAAACTGGAGGGCGTGCAGGAGGGAGGACGAGCCTCCAGAGCCCAGCCTCACTCACATACGGACTGTCCTCCATCTCCTGCAGGGCCTTGATCTCCCGCAGGGCCTGACTGGAGATGCCATCCCCCAGCCGCCGCAGAGCCACCTTCTTGAGAGCAACGATCTCCCCAGTCTGCGCGGGAAAGAACACAGACACTGCCACCCATCCCGGCCGGCAAATATGCTAAGACGAGAAAGGCCCCATCTGGATGGGATGCAGAGGTCT
Protein-coding sequences here:
- the LOC118909593 gene encoding cyclin-dependent kinase 20 isoform X2 produces the protein MDQYCILGRIGEGAHGIVFKAKHVETGEIVALKKVALRRLGDGISSQALREIKALQEMEDSPYVVQLKAVFPHGACLVLAFEFMLSDLAEVLRHAQGPLVQAQVKSYLQMLLRGVAFCHSHNIVHRVSPSMGWRLETSQPAHQCLGPAQDSRLWPGPGPLPRWQLPLHTPGGHQEITELPDYNKISFKDQAPMPLGELLPDAPPQALDLLGHFLRYPPRQRIAASQALLHPYFFTAPLPDHPSELLIPQRPRGSTPEAHPGPSHGRDFNVDRPLEESLLDPELIRPFIPEG
- the LOC118909593 gene encoding cyclin-dependent kinase 20 isoform X3, with the translated sequence MDQYCILGRIGEGAHGIVFKAKHVETGEIVALKKVALRRLGDGISSQALREIKALQEMEDSPYDLKPANLLISASGQLKIADFGLARVLSPDGSCLYTHQVATRWYRAPELLYGACQYDQGVDLWAVGCILGELLNGSPLFPGENDIDQLCCVIRILGTPSRQVWPEITELPDYNKISFKDQAPMPLGELLPDAPPQALDLLGHFLRYPPRQRIAASQALLHPYFFTAPLPDHPSELLIPQRPRGSTPEAHPGPSHGRDFNVDRPLEESLLDPELIRPFIPEG
- the LOC118909593 gene encoding cyclin-dependent kinase 20 isoform X1, which codes for MDQYCILGRIGEGAHGIVFKAKHVETGEIVALKKVALRRLGDGISSQALREIKALQEMEDSPYVVQLKAVFPHGACLVLAFEFMLSDLAEVLRHAQGPLVQAQVKSYLQMLLRGVAFCHSHNIVHRDLKPANLLISASGQLKIADFGLARVLSPDGSCLYTHQVATRWYRAPELLYGACQYDQGVDLWAVGCILGELLNGSPLFPGENDIDQLCCVIRILGTPSRQVWPEITELPDYNKISFKDQAPMPLGELLPDAPPQALDLLGHFLRYPPRQRIAASQALLHPYFFTAPLPDHPSELLIPQRPRGSTPEAHPGPSHGRDFNVDRPLEESLLDPELIRPFIPEG
- the LOC118909593 gene encoding cyclin-dependent kinase 20 isoform X4, which codes for MARALCWPSSSCCQIWPRCCATPRGRWSRPRSRATCKCCSGALPSATPTTSCIGSVLAWAGDLKPANLLISASGQLKIADFGLARVLSPDGSCLYTHQVATRWYRAPELLYGACQYDQGVDLWAVGCILGELLNGSPLFPGENDIDQLCCVIRILGTPSRQVWPEITELPDYNKISFKDQAPMPLGELLPDAPPQALDLLGHFLRYPPRQRIAASQALLHPYFFTAPLPDHPSELLIPQRPRGSTPEAHPGPSHGRDFNVDRPLEESLLDPELIRPFIPEG